In one window of Streptomyces sp. NBC_01224 DNA:
- a CDS encoding cytochrome P450 gives MDSDTLLARITDYENRPNPYPLYAELREAGPVVRQADGSYLIGTYHEIAALLHDPRMSADPRSRTAPSPSGETVKPPFLRLDDPEHHRLRTLAMRPFGPPHSPGRVDAMRGEISQLTEELMGAFHAGGQIDIVDDFAYPLPVTVICRLLGVPREDEPLFRAWSDALVASADVKPDEDSPEQDQTGNQARIEMGRYLVDLAEQRRGHPSDDLLSAFVNEPDPALRLTREDLAETAVLLLIAGHETTVNLITNGVLTLMRRPEHLDQLRREPDLLPQAVEELLRYEPPVHMRERIPHADIDVAGTTIPKGASVVLVLASGNRDPKRFHEPDRFDPTRPDNQHFGFGSGIHLCYGAPLARIEAQAALGALIPHLGTARLVQDPPPYRQNAMLRGPRHLPIQL, from the coding sequence ATGGACTCCGACACCTTGCTGGCACGGATCACCGACTACGAGAACCGCCCCAACCCCTACCCGCTGTACGCGGAACTGCGCGAGGCCGGCCCCGTGGTGCGGCAGGCAGACGGCAGCTATCTGATCGGTACCTACCACGAGATCGCCGCCCTGCTCCACGACCCTCGGATGAGTGCCGACCCGCGCAGCCGAACCGCCCCGTCCCCGTCCGGTGAGACGGTGAAGCCGCCGTTCCTGCGGCTCGACGACCCCGAGCACCACAGGCTGCGCACCCTGGCCATGCGCCCGTTCGGCCCGCCGCACAGCCCGGGCCGGGTCGATGCCATGCGGGGCGAGATCTCCCAGCTCACCGAGGAACTGATGGGGGCCTTCCATGCGGGCGGACAGATCGACATCGTCGACGATTTCGCCTACCCGCTGCCCGTCACCGTGATCTGCCGCCTGCTCGGCGTACCGCGTGAGGACGAGCCGCTGTTTCGAGCTTGGTCCGACGCTCTGGTCGCATCCGCCGACGTGAAGCCGGATGAGGACTCCCCCGAGCAGGACCAGACGGGCAACCAGGCGCGGATCGAGATGGGCCGGTACCTGGTGGACCTCGCCGAACAGCGCCGTGGCCACCCGAGCGACGACTTGCTTTCCGCCTTCGTCAACGAGCCGGATCCGGCCCTGCGGCTCACCCGCGAGGACCTCGCGGAAACCGCCGTGCTGCTGTTGATCGCGGGACACGAGACCACGGTCAACCTGATCACCAACGGGGTCCTCACCCTGATGCGCCGCCCCGAGCATCTGGATCAGCTGCGTCGCGAACCCGACCTGCTACCGCAAGCGGTGGAGGAACTGCTGCGCTACGAACCCCCGGTCCACATGCGCGAGAGGATCCCCCACGCCGACATCGACGTCGCCGGCACCACGATCCCCAAAGGCGCGTCCGTCGTACTGGTGCTGGCCTCAGGCAACCGCGACCCCAAGCGGTTCCACGAACCCGACCGGTTCGACCCCACCCGCCCGGACAACCAGCACTTCGGCTTCGGCAGCGGTATCCACCTGTGCTATGGCGCACCACTCGCCCGCATCGAGGCCCAGGCCGCGCTCGGCGCGCTGATCCCCCACCTCGGCACGGCCCGCCTGGTCCAGGACCCGCCCCCCTACCGGCAGAACGCCATGCTCCGCGGACCCCGCCATCTGCCCATCCAACTATGA